The sequence CCGAGGTAATTGACATGATAAAAAAGATTGACATGATTGCCGTGGGATTTTCATCGACACTCTTAAGACGACCCTCTGAAAATCATGAGGGGGAGACAGTACAGAACAGACTTCTGGATGGAGCTGGTTTTATATGCATCATAGCAAGAAAACAGGCTTGATTTATAAGTCTCTTATAAAAAGGCTGAAGAATATTGATGATGTACAAACGGTTATGATAGGAACACTAAAGAATGAGTATCCTATTTATATGCTCTCTTATGGTAAGGGAGATAGACGGGTTGCGCTTTCAGCCGGTATACATGGTGATGAACCAGCAGGGGTAGAGGCCCTATTATGTTTTCTCGAAGGAGACCTGGATACGTCGAATGGAGGCATTAGAAAATGGAAAGAGGATTTTCAATTTACTCTATTTCCATGCACCAATCCGACGGGATATGAAAGAGGTACCAGAGAAAATATAATGGGGGTAGACTTAAATCGCAGATTCGGGAGCAACGACCCGCCAGAGGAGGTATCAATAGTGGAAAGTGTTTTAAGGGGGATGTGTTTTGATCTCTATCTGGATTTCCATGAGGATATAGACGGAGAAGGTTTTTATCTCTATGAAATCGCAAGAAAAGGAGAAAACCATCTTGCAGAGATGATTATACAGAAAATATCTCAAAGATATTCCATCGATTTAAGAGAACATATAGACGGGTTCCCAAACTGCGGAGGGATAATCTGCCCGCAGAAGACCGAAAAGATATTCAGGATAAGGAGAGATAATCTACCACTTCCCCTCTACCTTTATTTGAATAGCACAAGACACTGTCTTACTATGGAATCACCGCATCAATTCTCACTGAAAGAACGAGTTGGCATGCATTTGATGGCTCTTGATACGGCCCTCAGTCAATACTCTTCTTTATAAAACCTTATAATTTTATTATTTCCTACAGACCTTCAGGTTTGTTCATAAACAGGTTATCTGGTTACCAAACAGGTCACGGTTGATAAATAATCTTATGACTCCCTCAGAGAGTCTGTGAGTGTGGTGGTTCTAACCTACGACCAAGCGGTTAACAGCCGCTCTATCAAAAAGCATAGAGTGTCTTGTTGCTGAAAAGGCGATGGTCATGGCCTATGAATTCAGGATTTTTCCTGTGATAGATTCGTGATATAATTTTATTTAATCCACAGAATTCATAGGAATAAGTCGAAACTATCGAGACGCTTAACATCTGGTTAAATAAAACAAAACGGGGAAACCGGATGAACTTAAAGCCCTTTTAAAAAACGGTTGTTAAGAATTGCCAAGGCGAGGGTCGCGGGTTCAAATCCCGTTTCCCGCTCCAGG comes from Nitrospirota bacterium and encodes:
- a CDS encoding M14 family metallocarboxypeptidase, with product MHHSKKTGLIYKSLIKRLKNIDDVQTVMIGTLKNEYPIYMLSYGKGDRRVALSAGIHGDEPAGVEALLCFLEGDLDTSNGGIRKWKEDFQFTLFPCTNPTGYERGTRENIMGVDLNRRFGSNDPPEEVSIVESVLRGMCFDLYLDFHEDIDGEGFYLYEIARKGENHLAEMIIQKISQRYSIDLREHIDGFPNCGGIICPQKTEKIFRIRRDNLPLPLYLYLNSTRHCLTMESPHQFSLKERVGMHLMALDTALSQYSSL